The Streptomyces sp. WZ-12 genome segment CGCTCTTCCCGACCGAGTTCAACTCCGTCGCCGTGATCGAGACCGCCCCGTTCGTCGAGGCCGTCAAGCGCGTGGCGCTGGTCGCCGAGCGGAACACCCCGGTGCGGCTGAGCTTCGAGCAGGGCGTGCTGATCCTGGAGGCCGGCTCCAGCGACGATGCACAGGCTGTGGAAAGGGTCGACGCCGACCTGGAGGGCGACGACATCTCGATCGCCTTCAACCCGGGCTTCCTTCTGGAGGGCCTGTCGGCCATCGACTCCCCGGTGGCCCAGTTGTCCTTCACCACCTCGACCAAGCCCGCGCTGCTCAGCGGCCGTCCGGCCAAGGACGCCGAGGCCGACGACGCGTACAAGTACCTGATCATGCCCGTCCGCCTCTCGGGCTGACGCGGGCGACCAGCCTCGTGCCGACCGGGCCCCGGCCATCTGCCGGGGCCCTTGCGGCGACTGGCTGACGGCCTCCTGATGAGCGGCTGAGCCCACAGCTGTGCACAGGGTCCCGGGCGTAGGCTCGGACTCGGGTACGAACAGCAACGACTATGTGCAAAGAGGGTCTCTGATGGAGCTCGGTCTCGTCGGTCTCGGCAAGATGGGCGGCAACATGCGCGAGCGCATTCGCCGCGCCGGCCACACCGTCATCGGATACGACCGCAACCCGGACCTGGCCGATGTGGACAGCCTCAAGGGGCTTGTGGACAGGCTCAAGGGTCCGCGGGTGGTCTGGGTCATGGTCCCGGCCGGCGCCGCCACCCAGGCGACGATCGACGAGCTGGCCGAGCTGCTCTCGCCCGGCGACCTCGTCGTGGACGGCGGCAACTCCCGCTGGACCGACGACGAGAAGCACGCCGAGGAGCTGGCCGCCAAGGGCATCGGCTTCGTGGACTGCGGCGTCTCCGGCGGCGTCTGGGGCCTGGAGAACGGCTACGCGCTGATGTACGGCGGCGACAAGGAGAACGTCGCCAAGGCGCAGCCGATCTTCGACGCCCTCAAGCCCGAGGGCGAGTTCGGCTCCGTGCACGCCGGCAAGGTGGGCGCGGGCCACTTCGCGAAGATGGTCCACAACGGCATCGAGTACGCGATGATGCAGGCCTACGCCGAGGGCTGGGAGCTGCTGGAGAAGGTCGACTCCGTGGAGAACGTCCGCGAGATCTTCCGCTCCTGGCAGGAGGGCACGGTCATCCGCTCCTGGCTGCTGGACCTGGCGGTCAACGCCCTCGACGAGGACGAGCACCTGGCGAAGCTGCGCGGTTACGCCGCCGACTCCGGTGAGGGCCGCTGGACGGTCGAGGCCGCGATCGACAACGCCGTGCCGCTGCCGGCGATCACCGCGTCGCTCTTCGCCCGCTTCGCGTCCCGCCAGGACGACTCGCCGCAGATGAAGATGATCGCCGCGCTGCGCAACCAGTTCGGTGGCCACGCGGTCGAGAGCAAGTAGTAAGCACCACCAGCACAGCAGCCGGGGGAGGTCGGCGCGGAACCATGCATGTCACGCATCTGTCGCTCGCCGACTTCCGCTCGTACGCCCGGGTCGAGGTCCCGCTCGACCCGGGCGTCACGGCGTTCGTGGGGCCCAACGGGCAGGGCAAGACCAACCTCGTCGAGGCGGTCGGCTATCTGGCCACGCTCGGCAGCCACCGGGTCTCCTCGGACGCACCCCTGGTGCGGATGGGTGCCGACCGGGCTATCGTCCGGGCCGCGGTCACCCAGGGCGAGCGGCAGCAACTGATCGAGCTGGAGCTCAATCCGGGCAAGGCGAACCGCGCCCGGATCAACAGGTCGTCGCAGGTCAGACCGCGCGATGTGTTGGGGATCGTGCGGACGGTGCTGTTCGCGCCCGAGGACCTGGCGCTGGTCAAGGGCGACCCCGGTGAGCGCCGGCGGTTCCTCGACGAGCTGATCACCGCGCGTTCGCCACGGATGGCGGGGGTGCGCGCGGACTACGACCGCGTCCTCAAGCAGCGCAACACCCTCCTGAAGACGGCGGCGCTGGCCCGCCGGCACGGCGGCCGGCAGATGGACCTGTCGACGCTGGACGTCTGGGACCAGCACCTGGCCCGCGCCGGCGCCGAACTCCTTTCCCAGCGGCTCGACTTGATCGCCGCGCTGCGGCCGCTGGCGGACAAGGCGTACGAGCAACTGGCGCCGGGCGGCGGCCCGTTGGGGCTGGAGTACCGCGGTTCGGCGGGCGAGGCGATGGCCGCCGCCGCGAACCGCGAGGAGCTGTACGGCGCGCTGCTGGCGGCGCTCGGCGAGGCCCGCAAGAACGAGATCGAGCGCGGGGTGACGCTCGTCGGCCCGCACCGCGACGAACTGCTGCTGAAGCTGGGGCAGTTGCCGGCCAAGGGCTATGCGAGCCACGGCGAGTCCTGGTCGTACGCGCTGGCCCTGCGGCTGGCCTCGTACGAGCTGCTGCGCGCCGAGGGCAACGAACCGGTGTTGGTGCTCGACGACGTCTTCGCCGAGTTGGACAGCCGGCGCCGGGAGCGGCTGGCGGAGCTGGTCGCGCCGGGTGAGCAGGTCCTCGTGACCGCGGCGGTGGACGACGATGTGCCGGGCGTGCTGGCCGGGGCGCGGTACGCGGTCTCCGGCGGCACCGTGGAGAGGGTGGAGCGGTGACCAAACCACAGTCGGAACAGCCCAGAACGCCCGAGCTGTCCGGGGTGGACCTGGCCCGGCAGGCACTGGTGGCCGCCAAGGAACAGGCGCGTGCCCGGGGCGCGGCCGTGCAGCAGAAGAAGCAGGCCCGCCGCGGCGGACTGCGCTCGGGCGCGCGGGCCGACGGCCGGGACCCGCTGCCGTTGGGCGCCGCGATCAACCGCCTGATCACCGAGCGCGGCTGGGAGACCCCGGCGGCGGTCGGCGGAGTGATGGGCCGTTGGCCGCAGTTGGTGGGGCCCGAGGTGGCGCAGCACTGCGAGCCGCAGCGGTACGACGAGGACGCCCGCATCCTGACGGTCCAGTGCGACTCGACGGCCTGGGCGACCCAACTGCGGCTGCTGGCACCGCAGCTGGTGGCCCGCCTCAACGAGGACCTGGGCCACGGCACGGTGAAGATGCTCAAGGTGCTGGGGCCGGGCGGCCCGGGGCGCCGGTACGGAGCCCTGCGCGCGCCGGGCAGCAAGGGTCCCGGCGACACCTACGGGTGAGGGCCGCCACGCGATCGAGAATCCCGCCGATGGGGGTGGTGTTTCACGTGAAACACCACCCCCATCGCACGTCCGTGGCCGGTCACGGACGGTTTCACGTGAAACGGCGCACGTCCGTACGAGCCGTGTAAACACGTGTGACGCATGAGACTTCACCGGCGGTCGCCGCCGGTTGACATCCCGAAGCGCTGAGTGCCTGCGTGAGCGTCCTGGGGCCCCGTCTCGCATATGGGGAGTCGGCGGATGCTGGTTCAGGGCGGCACATGACGACTCAGGCGCCTGCAAACCCCCATGAGTGTCGGCGCTACCGGTAGACTGGTAGCAATCCCGCCCACTCGCGGAACAAGTCGAACGACGAGCCGCTCCCATCTGTTCTTCGCGGGGAGATCGCAACAGGTGTGGAAGGGCTCGTGCTGTGCCAGAAAGGGCGCTTCGTGGCCGACTCCGGCGACCTCAACGAGAACAACATGGCTTCTACCGCAGAGGGGGGTTCGGCCGGCGCCGTGGGCGACTCCTCGGTGGAGAAGTCGTATGACGCCAGCGCGATCACCGTCCTTGAGG includes the following:
- the gnd gene encoding phosphogluconate dehydrogenase (NAD(+)-dependent, decarboxylating); amino-acid sequence: MELGLVGLGKMGGNMRERIRRAGHTVIGYDRNPDLADVDSLKGLVDRLKGPRVVWVMVPAGAATQATIDELAELLSPGDLVVDGGNSRWTDDEKHAEELAAKGIGFVDCGVSGGVWGLENGYALMYGGDKENVAKAQPIFDALKPEGEFGSVHAGKVGAGHFAKMVHNGIEYAMMQAYAEGWELLEKVDSVENVREIFRSWQEGTVIRSWLLDLAVNALDEDEHLAKLRGYAADSGEGRWTVEAAIDNAVPLPAITASLFARFASRQDDSPQMKMIAALRNQFGGHAVESK
- the recF gene encoding DNA replication/repair protein RecF (All proteins in this family for which functions are known are DNA-binding proteins that assist the filamentation of RecA onto DNA for the initiation of recombination or recombinational repair.) → MHVTHLSLADFRSYARVEVPLDPGVTAFVGPNGQGKTNLVEAVGYLATLGSHRVSSDAPLVRMGADRAIVRAAVTQGERQQLIELELNPGKANRARINRSSQVRPRDVLGIVRTVLFAPEDLALVKGDPGERRRFLDELITARSPRMAGVRADYDRVLKQRNTLLKTAALARRHGGRQMDLSTLDVWDQHLARAGAELLSQRLDLIAALRPLADKAYEQLAPGGGPLGLEYRGSAGEAMAAAANREELYGALLAALGEARKNEIERGVTLVGPHRDELLLKLGQLPAKGYASHGESWSYALALRLASYELLRAEGNEPVLVLDDVFAELDSRRRERLAELVAPGEQVLVTAAVDDDVPGVLAGARYAVSGGTVERVER
- a CDS encoding DUF721 domain-containing protein; the encoded protein is MTKPQSEQPRTPELSGVDLARQALVAAKEQARARGAAVQQKKQARRGGLRSGARADGRDPLPLGAAINRLITERGWETPAAVGGVMGRWPQLVGPEVAQHCEPQRYDEDARILTVQCDSTAWATQLRLLAPQLVARLNEDLGHGTVKMLKVLGPGGPGRRYGALRAPGSKGPGDTYG